In a genomic window of uncultured Flavobacterium sp.:
- a CDS encoding patatin-like phospholipase family protein: MRLIQLFITNTRSKRFFSTPIKGASKVALFLQEKISFCHSPFSISIWGVTAVFSALLLFSTQNTFSQDKKQDSIKRPKIGLVLSGGGAKGFAHIGVLKVLEEAGIKIDYIGGTSMGSVIGGLYASGYNASQIDSIFKKTNFDELINDYIPRSSKNFYGKKNDELYAIVLPFSNFKVGIPEALSKGMYNYNLLSSLTRNVRHVRDFNKLPTPFLCIGTNIETGEEVLLNKGNLVQAMMASAAFPSLFTPVEIDGNLLVDGGVVNNYPIKEVRNLGADIIIGVDVQDDLMNRKNLKNATRILVQITNLQSIDKMKSKIKDTDIYIKPDIRDYGVISFDKGEEIIRKGEEAAFAVYEKIKSLVNEDNFYKKPKLKLSSDTLEINKINSDKLDNYTKEYINGKLRFKPGSTITYDDLKAGINNINATQNFSTISYCLQPDGNNDDLDLVLKENPTQTFLKLGLHYDGLYKSGILLNLTHKKTFLKNDITSLDIILGDNFRYDLNYYVENGFNISFGFRSRLNQFNRNVTTSISNLTGANPNVNLINVDFLDLTNQAYFQTIFVQKFLMGGGVEYKYLKINSPTLSNAENIIDKSNYFSVFGYLKYDSFDKKTFPHSGLYFSTDLQTYLASSDYTKNFKPFSIAKAEIAFARTLFRRATIKIGADAGFNIGSDSVPFFDFILGGYGYNKINNFNYFYGYDFLSIAGNSFIKTDITLDYEIFKKNHVNLSANFANLGDDIFTTVDWVSMPKYSGYAVGYGLETIIGPIEVKQSWSPELSKSFTWFSIGFSF; the protein is encoded by the coding sequence ATGCGCCTAATCCAGCTGTTCATTACAAATACTCGGTCAAAACGATTTTTTTCTACTCCAATAAAAGGAGCTTCTAAAGTCGCTCTTTTTTTGCAGGAAAAAATATCGTTTTGTCACTCGCCATTTTCCATTTCCATCTGGGGCGTGACAGCCGTTTTTTCAGCGCTTTTATTATTCAGTACACAAAATACTTTTTCACAAGATAAAAAACAAGACAGCATTAAAAGACCAAAAATTGGTTTGGTTTTAAGTGGCGGAGGCGCAAAAGGATTTGCACATATTGGCGTTCTGAAAGTTCTGGAAGAAGCCGGAATCAAAATCGATTATATTGGCGGAACCAGTATGGGATCTGTCATTGGCGGGCTTTATGCTTCTGGTTATAATGCTTCACAAATTGATTCTATTTTTAAAAAAACCAATTTCGACGAATTAATAAACGATTATATTCCGCGTTCGTCTAAAAACTTTTACGGTAAAAAAAATGATGAATTGTATGCAATCGTTTTGCCGTTTAGTAATTTTAAAGTTGGAATTCCCGAAGCACTTTCAAAAGGAATGTACAATTATAATTTACTGAGTAGTTTAACTAGAAATGTGCGTCATGTTCGCGATTTCAATAAACTCCCAACTCCGTTTTTATGCATTGGAACCAATATCGAAACCGGCGAAGAAGTTTTACTGAACAAAGGAAATCTGGTTCAGGCAATGATGGCGAGTGCGGCATTTCCGTCGTTATTTACTCCCGTCGAAATTGATGGAAACTTATTAGTTGATGGAGGCGTTGTCAACAATTATCCTATAAAAGAAGTGCGCAATCTTGGCGCTGATATAATTATTGGTGTTGATGTTCAGGACGATTTAATGAATCGTAAAAATCTTAAAAATGCTACCCGAATTTTGGTTCAAATTACCAATCTACAATCGATTGATAAAATGAAAAGCAAAATAAAAGACACTGATATTTACATCAAACCGGACATTCGGGATTATGGAGTAATCTCTTTTGACAAAGGCGAGGAAATCATCCGAAAAGGTGAAGAAGCTGCTTTTGCCGTTTATGAAAAAATTAAATCATTGGTCAATGAAGATAATTTCTACAAAAAACCAAAGCTAAAACTTAGCTCAGATACTCTTGAAATTAATAAAATAAACAGTGATAAATTAGACAATTATACCAAAGAATACATCAATGGTAAATTGCGTTTCAAACCCGGAAGTACCATAACTTATGACGATTTAAAAGCGGGAATCAATAATATTAATGCAACTCAAAACTTTAGCACGATTTCATATTGCCTTCAACCGGACGGTAATAATGACGATCTTGATCTTGTATTAAAAGAAAATCCAACGCAAACATTTTTAAAACTTGGATTGCATTATGATGGTCTTTACAAAAGTGGAATTCTACTGAATCTTACGCATAAAAAAACATTCTTAAAAAATGATATTACTTCGCTTGACATTATTTTAGGTGATAATTTTAGATATGATTTGAATTATTATGTCGAAAATGGTTTTAATATCAGCTTTGGATTCCGATCTCGATTGAATCAGTTTAACCGAAATGTTACAACAAGTATTAGCAATTTAACCGGAGCAAATCCTAACGTTAATCTAATAAATGTTGACTTTCTGGATTTGACGAATCAGGCGTATTTTCAAACCATTTTTGTGCAAAAGTTTTTAATGGGCGGAGGTGTCGAATACAAATATTTGAAGATAAACTCTCCTACTCTTTCCAATGCAGAAAACATTATTGATAAGAGTAATTATTTTAGCGTATTTGGATATTTAAAATATGATTCTTTCGATAAAAAAACCTTTCCGCATTCGGGATTGTATTTCTCTACGGATTTACAAACCTATTTAGCATCATCAGATTATACCAAAAACTTCAAACCTTTTTCGATCGCAAAAGCCGAAATTGCTTTTGCAAGAACTTTATTCAGAAGAGCTACGATAAAAATTGGTGCAGATGCCGGATTTAATATTGGCAGTGACAGCGTACCTTTCTTCGATTTTATATTGGGTGGTTACGGTTACAACAAAATCAATAATTTCAATTATTTCTACGGATATGATTTCTTAAGTATTGCAGGAAACAGTTTTATAAAAACCGATATTACTTTAGATTATGAAATTTTTAAAAAGAATCACGTTAACCTTTCGGCAAATTTTGCCAACTTAGGCGATGATATTTTCACTACGGTAGATTGGGTTTCAATGCCCAAATATTCAGGTTATGCTGTAGGTTACGGATTAGAAACTATTATTGGCCCAATCGAAGTTAAGCAATCGTGGTCTCCGGAACTTTCAAAAAGTTTTACATGGTTTAGTATCGGGTTTTCATTTTAA
- a CDS encoding four helix bundle protein encodes MTFNEKYKDNALLIKTFNFALNIIDYTSELQAQKKFVIANQLLKSGTSIGANSKESQNAESKADFIHKLKIAIKEADETEYWLFLCDAHSEYPKCIRLLNDLSEILKILNKIISTSKRN; translated from the coding sequence ATGACTTTCAACGAAAAATATAAAGACAACGCTCTTTTAATAAAAACATTCAATTTCGCATTAAACATAATTGATTACACCAGCGAACTTCAGGCACAAAAGAAATTCGTAATCGCTAATCAGTTATTAAAAAGTGGAACTTCAATTGGAGCAAACTCAAAAGAATCACAAAACGCAGAAAGTAAAGCAGATTTTATTCATAAATTAAAAATTGCAATTAAAGAAGCAGACGAAACAGAATATTGGTTGTTTTTATGCGATGCACATAGCGAATATCCAAAGTGCATTCGTTTATTAAATGATCTCTCAGAAATTTTAAAAATTTTAAATAAAATAATATCAACATCTAAGAGGAATTAG
- the hppD gene encoding 4-hydroxyphenylpyruvate dioxygenase, translated as MSKEVKSVEYGLEKIFEGAQDFLPLLGTDYVEFYVGNAKQSAHYYKTAFGYQSLAYAGLETGVKDKASYVLKQDKIRIVLTTPLTQDSPIHAHLQKHGDGVKVAALWVEDARSAYEETMKRGARSFMEPTVESDEFGEVVRSGIYTYGETVHIFVERKNYNGVFLPGYKEWKSDYNPAPTGLKYIDHMVGNVGWNEMNTWVKFYEEVMGFVNFLSFDDKQINTEYSALMSKVMSNGNGRIKFPINEPAEGKKKSQIEEYLDFYGGPGIQHIAIATDDIIKTVSDLKSRGVEFLSAPPHTYYQAIPERLGVHMDMMKEDLNEIEKLAIMVDADEDGYLLQIFTKPVQDRPTLFFEIIQRMGAKGFGAGNFKALFESIEREQELRGTL; from the coding sequence ATGAGCAAAGAAGTAAAATCAGTAGAATACGGATTAGAAAAAATCTTTGAAGGAGCGCAAGATTTCCTTCCATTATTAGGAACAGATTATGTAGAATTCTATGTAGGAAATGCAAAACAATCTGCACATTATTACAAAACAGCTTTCGGATATCAGTCATTAGCTTACGCCGGATTAGAAACCGGAGTAAAAGACAAAGCATCTTATGTTTTGAAACAAGATAAAATCAGAATCGTTTTAACTACGCCATTAACACAAGATTCTCCAATTCATGCACATCTTCAAAAACATGGAGACGGTGTAAAAGTTGCTGCACTTTGGGTTGAAGACGCCAGAAGCGCTTACGAAGAAACTATGAAACGTGGCGCACGTTCGTTCATGGAACCAACTGTAGAATCAGATGAATTTGGAGAAGTAGTTCGTTCCGGAATTTACACTTACGGAGAAACTGTTCATATTTTTGTAGAAAGAAAAAACTATAACGGAGTTTTCCTTCCAGGTTACAAAGAATGGAAATCAGATTACAATCCAGCACCAACAGGATTAAAATATATTGATCACATGGTTGGAAATGTGGGTTGGAACGAAATGAATACTTGGGTAAAATTCTACGAAGAAGTTATGGGATTTGTAAATTTCCTATCATTCGATGACAAACAAATCAACACTGAATATTCGGCTTTGATGAGCAAAGTAATGTCAAACGGAAACGGAAGAATTAAATTCCCAATCAACGAACCAGCTGAGGGAAAGAAAAAATCACAAATCGAGGAATATTTAGATTTCTACGGTGGACCTGGAATTCAGCATATTGCTATTGCAACAGACGATATTATCAAAACAGTTTCTGACTTAAAATCTCGTGGAGTTGAGTTTTTATCTGCTCCGCCTCACACTTATTACCAAGCGATCCCAGAAAGATTAGGTGTTCACATGGATATGATGAAAGAAGATTTGAACGAAATTGAGAAACTTGCTATCATGGTCGATGCAGACGAAGATGGATATTTATTACAGATATTTACTAAGCCAGTTCAGGACAGACCAACGCTATTTTTCGAAATTATTCAACGAATGGGAGCAAAAGGATTCGGCGCAGGGAACTTTAAAGCCCTTTTTGAGTCGATTGAGAGAGAGCAAGAATTGAGAGGAACATTGTAA
- a CDS encoding homogentisate 1,2-dioxygenase — protein sequence MPLYHKLGDFPQKRHTQFEKPNGGFYYEQLFGTEGFHGHSSLSYHVHRPTQVKEILNSYSVEPKIAIGKNIKSLLFKGFELKPENDFLDSRKPMLVNKDCIIGLAAPKESLRNYFYKNADADEMLFIHKGKGKLRTMLGNIPFEYGDYLIIPRGIIYQIEFETEENRLFYVESYSPFYTPKRYKNQSGQHLEHSPFCERDFILPNELETHDEKGDFLIKIKKEGMIHEVVYATHPFDVVGWDGYNFPYGFSIHNFEPITGRVHQPPPVHQTFETATFVVCSFCPRLYDYHPKAIPAPYNHSNIDSDEVLYYVDGDFMSRNNIEQGHITLHPKGIPHGPAPGAMERSIGHKETHELAVMVDTFRPLMVTEEAMGLDDGQYYKSWTE from the coding sequence ATGCCATTATATCATAAACTTGGAGATTTCCCTCAAAAAAGACACACCCAATTCGAAAAACCAAACGGAGGTTTCTACTACGAACAATTATTTGGAACCGAAGGTTTTCACGGACATTCGTCACTTTCTTATCATGTTCACAGACCAACGCAGGTTAAAGAAATTTTAAACTCTTATTCGGTTGAACCAAAAATTGCAATCGGAAAAAATATAAAATCATTACTCTTTAAAGGTTTTGAATTAAAACCTGAAAATGATTTTCTGGACAGCCGCAAACCAATGTTAGTCAACAAAGACTGCATTATAGGATTGGCAGCTCCAAAAGAATCTCTTAGAAATTATTTCTACAAAAATGCCGATGCCGATGAAATGCTTTTCATCCATAAAGGAAAAGGAAAATTAAGAACCATGCTTGGGAACATTCCATTTGAATATGGTGATTATTTAATTATTCCACGAGGCATTATTTACCAAATAGAATTTGAAACCGAGGAAAATCGTCTTTTCTACGTCGAATCTTATTCTCCTTTTTATACTCCAAAACGTTATAAAAACCAATCTGGACAACATTTAGAACATTCGCCATTTTGCGAACGTGATTTTATTTTGCCAAACGAATTGGAAACACATGACGAAAAAGGTGATTTTTTAATTAAAATCAAAAAAGAAGGAATGATTCACGAAGTCGTTTATGCCACACATCCTTTTGACGTTGTGGGTTGGGACGGTTACAATTTTCCATACGGATTTTCGATTCATAATTTCGAACCAATAACGGGACGTGTTCACCAACCGCCTCCGGTACATCAAACTTTCGAAACGGCAACTTTTGTCGTTTGTTCATTCTGCCCTAGACTTTACGATTATCACCCGAAAGCAATTCCGGCGCCATACAATCACAGCAATATAGATTCTGACGAAGTACTATATTATGTTGATGGCGATTTTATGAGTCGTAACAATATAGAGCAAGGTCACATCACTTTACACCCAAAAGGAATTCCGCATGGTCCAGCGCCAGGCGCAATGGAACGCAGTATTGGTCATAAAGAAACTCATGAATTAGCCGTTATGGTTGATACTTTCCGCCCATTAATGGTAACGGAAGAAGCAATGGGACTTGACGATGGTCAGTATTATAAGTCTTGGACTGAGTAA